The following coding sequences lie in one Methylotenera versatilis 301 genomic window:
- a CDS encoding ABC transporter ATP-binding protein: MTNNIVEIDNLSFGYKGRLLHKGINMVFPRGKVVAIMGGSGSGKTTLLRLIGGQIKPSKGEVRVHGDVVHKQDRDGIFKLRRKMGMLFQQGALFTDLSVYENVAFPMRELTDLPDSMIHDLVLMKLNAVGLRGAHTLMPAELSGGMARRVALARAIALDPAIMMYDEPFAGLDPISMGVICSLIRSLNDALGATSIIVSHDVKETFLIADYVYFVANGVVTAEGTPDDLMKSTLPFVHQFVHGDKDGPVPFHYPAGNYQAELMKQK; this comes from the coding sequence ATGACCAACAATATCGTAGAAATTGATAATCTTTCCTTTGGGTACAAAGGGCGATTGCTGCATAAAGGCATCAATATGGTGTTTCCACGCGGTAAGGTTGTGGCGATTATGGGCGGTAGCGGTAGCGGTAAAACTACTTTATTACGACTGATTGGCGGCCAAATCAAGCCTTCAAAAGGTGAAGTGCGCGTTCATGGTGATGTGGTACACAAACAAGACCGCGATGGCATATTTAAATTGCGTCGTAAGATGGGTATGCTGTTTCAACAAGGTGCGTTGTTTACTGATTTATCCGTGTATGAGAATGTTGCGTTTCCTATGCGTGAATTAACGGATTTGCCAGATTCTATGATTCACGATTTGGTGTTGATGAAGCTCAATGCAGTAGGCTTACGCGGTGCGCATACACTGATGCCTGCAGAGCTTTCAGGTGGCATGGCGCGACGTGTAGCTTTGGCGCGTGCTATTGCTTTAGACCCTGCAATCATGATGTACGATGAGCCATTTGCTGGATTAGATCCAATTTCCATGGGCGTGATCTGCAGCTTGATTCGTAGTTTAAATGATGCGTTAGGCGCGACTTCGATAATCGTTTCGCACGATGTTAAAGAAACATTTCTAATTGCGGATTACGTTTATTTTGTAGCGAACGGTGTGGTGACGGCTGAAGGTACGCCAGATGATTTAATGAAATCAACCTTGCCATTTGTACATCAGTTTGTGCACGGTGATAAAGATGGTCCTGTACCATTCCATTACCCAGCGGGTAATTATCAAGCTGAATTAATGAAACAAAAATAG